Genomic DNA from Candidatus Anstonellales archaeon:
ATTGAAGGAGCTGGTGGGGCAGCATCAAATGGGCGTGAGAGGATACTTGAAATAGAATCCATGTCTGTAGATGCAACTGTTCCTGTTTTTATGGGTAACCGATATCTCGTATCAGAACTTGAGGAAGTATTAAATGAACCTGAACAAGTTTGAAATAAGAAGGCAAGAAGCTGTAGAGGGAAAATCGTATTCAGCTGTACTTGTTTTTTCTGGGGATTTCAAACAGTGGTGCGAGGATTTTTTTTATTTGACTGGAAAGCGAATTGACGGTTCGATACTTATTTTAAGGAAAGGAAAACCGAGTATTTTGCTTACTTCGCGAATGAATGTCGCAGAAGGAAAAAAGGCAGGGATGAAAACACTCATTTATGATAAAAAAAATCCTCTGGAAAGAGTTGGACGGTATCTAAAAGGGATAAAGAATATCGGCATAAATTACTCGTTTGTATCATATGCCCAGTATAGGAAGATTAGATTAAAACTGAGAAAAAAGAAAATTTTGGATTGCGGGAGAAACATTCTTTTGCAGAGGATGATAAAAGATAGGGAAGAGATCCAAAAAATACGCAAAGCACAGAGGATTACGAGGGATATAATTAACTGGGTGGGTAGGTTAATATACAGCGGGATGAGAGAGGACGAAGTAAAACAACGAATTCTGAAAAGGACAATTGAATTTGGGTGTACGCCTGCATTTTTGCCAATAGTCGCTTCTGGAACTTCTAGCGCAAGTCCTCATTATAGTGGTGGAAAAAAAAGGCTTTCAGGAGTAGTTCTTATAGATTATGGAGTAAGATATGAGGGATATTGTGGGGATATGACGCGATGCTTTTTTTTAGATGAATGCAAAAAAGAAAGGGAGGTTTATTCGAAGCTTCAGAAAATATCTAATGAAGTCATAGTGAATATAAAAGAAGGGATGGAGGTCAGAAAACTGGATTTATTACACACCAAACTCATGAAAAAATATAATTTACCGGAACCTATACATTTACTTGGTCATGGTATAGGATTGGACGTCCATGAACTTCCGTCAATTCATGTGAGAGCAAAGGAGAAGATATATGCAGGTGAGGTTTTCACTATTGAACCCGGGGCTTATTTTCCTGGAAAGTTTGGAGTAAGGTATGAGGATGTTATTTACTTTGATGGAAAAAAAGCTAATGTATTGTGATTGCTTGTTCTCTTTTTTGTTTTAGTTTGTGTGTTCTTATTTTAATAAATATTCCCAGCTCTTTATTTGCATCTCTCTTCTTGACTTGAATCCAAGTTCAGAGTAGCAGTCGAGAAGGTAGGGATGGGGGTTAAAGTGTGGAACAGAGATTAGATAGTTTTCGAGGTCGTTAAGAAGTGGGTATACCTTTTTTTCGTAAACTTCCTTTACTTTTGTACTTAAACCTCCCTTTTTATTTATTATTGCGTGTGAGATGTCTTTGTGCACAAATGCAAATGAAACTGTCCTTTCCTCCTCTTCTTTTGTGATTATATTTTTTAGTATTTTTTTGCAATTTGCAGAGATAGTAAGAGAGGTTTGGGTCTTTGTTATATTAAACTCTGACGGAGAGAATTTTATAAGAAAATATGATTGGAAGTGTTCCTTCCCTTCTTTTGTTTCAACAAATTTTGAAAGTAGGATTAGATTACCTTCATAAATGGAAAGTGCTCGTGTGGAATCGCCAGCAAACCTGATTGGTTGCTTTTGTCCATCAACATACATTGGCTGGAAGTAATTTGAAGAGGAGGTGTAAGGTGCACGGGGTTCGAAAAGAGGGTAAGAGACCTTTATTGGAAAGGGGAGATTTGAGCAAATGTCTTTTGAGAAGGAAGGATCAGCATTTGAGAGGTTAGTTGTAATCTCCATCCGCTCAATATCCCTTAAAAAATACCCATTGATTTTGGTTATGTATGAGTTCGGGAGATTATCAAAGCCCAGACAAATCCCCTTTTCCATTCTTTTACATTATTCATGAAATTCAATTTCATTGATGTTGTTAAAAAACGATTTAATAACTGATTTAAGAACTTCCTTTTTTTGACTATAAACGTTTTGAGAAGGAGGATTTTTTACTTTTATTACGACTTTTTGCTCTTCTTCTTTGACATCTGCATCTATGCCAATGTCTTTTGCAAGTGCTTCTATTTTTTCTTTATCTGTGGTTAATATTTTTTCTAACTTTAAGTGATAAGTTAAGTGCTCTCCTGCAAGTGGATGATTGAAATCTGCCATAACACGACCAGAGTTTACGGATCTTATCTTTGCAAAAAGACCATTGATAGATACAGCTTTACCTGGGGTAGGGGTTATGTTTTCTTTGATGAATGTAGATTGCGGGACTATTCGAATGAGGGAGGGGTCTCGTTCGCCGAACCCTTCTCTTGGAGAGACAGAAACTTCTACTTCTTCTCCTTCATTTAAAGTTCCGAGAGCCTTTTCAAGCTTCGGTATCATTTGACCTGTGTTTAAGATTATCAGTTTATTTTTTGCCTCTTCAAAGGTTGTATTGGTGTCAGATATCTTGCCAAGATACGAAACAAGTAAGAATGCTTTTTCTTCCAATTCACTCACCCATTCACTAATACTTTAAATAGTTAAGATATATAGATATTTGAAATTGTTATTGGTTGGTTTTATGGATAAAAACAGCCTAATAAAGCTTTTTGTTATTGCGATTGTAGTTGTGTTCGTATTTGAGCTAATAGCAATCTATGGGCTAAACAGAAGTACAAATAATGAAACTGGTGATTCTAGATATGTAGAGAAAAATTATGAGGGGATAATAAGAGGACGACTTATACTAAATTCCTATGAACCGGTTTTGAGGGTATTGCATAGGGGGGGCAATGAAATAGAGTTGCTTGCAAAAAAACTAAAGGAGGAAGGAATAGTTACTTATTACCTAAATCCGAAGGAGGGAGTTTTGCTTCTTAACTTAAAAGACGCCAACGATATTGGAGCAGTTGCAAAACGGTTTAAGGAACTAAACGCAAGCTCGTATAGTCGAGCCTTTTTCTCCCTGTTAAAAACGAATTTGACTGTGGAAGGTGTGGGAGATATACCTGTTGCATCTTCAACCATAAGAGATGAGATAGAGCCACGATTTGAAGTAGGGGAAGAAGTTCTGGGACAGTTTCCTGCACGAATAAGTGGAACTGAGGGAAAGGAATTTTTCATTGTAGCTTGGGGTTCAATTACGTTCTTGCCCAAAACATTTGAAAATCAAAGCGCAAGGATACGTATACTTGAAACAAGCCAGAAGAGAATTGAACTTATTATTCCGTGGGAGAAAAGGGATTTAGATATAGAAAAGATTAAAGCAAAATTTGATAGAGGGGTTGAATACTCAGCAAGATCCTTTGTGATATTTGAAAATGAGATTGGTCCAGAAGTACAAGGCAGGATAGTAGAGAAAAAGTTGGATTACATAACTGCTGTGTATGCTGACACGCTTTCCGTCTATGAAAATTTTACTGATAAGAGAAGGATAGTCGAAGATCTTGACGGTATTGCGCTATCTTTTCCAAATTCTACCGTTACGCTAACTTTAAATGGAACTGAAAATGTGAATTTGACGGATATAAAAAAGAAGTTTGAGGATGTTGCCGGCATTGATAGTGTTAATAGTGTTAAGGAGTATTCGCTTGTCAAGATTAAGTTGCCCGCATCAATAGAAGTAGAAGGTAGGAATTATTCAGTTAGTGAGACGGAAGGGGCTTTATTTCTTGAAGGGGAATATTCTGCTGGAGAAGAAATGGACATTTTTATTGATGGGAGTACTCTGGGAAGTTATGTCTATTCTTTAGGTTATCTAAGAAAGAAACGTTAGAGGTTTAGAGGAGAAAAGCTGAAAACGTATTTTTTATTATAAAGCTTAGTCGATAGCTGATATGTTATGTGTCTAATTTTCAAATACAGTGGGACTAAAATAAGAAAGATTTAAAAATATATCATGATTATATCACGAAAGATCATGATTCGATTGTGATTTGGTTGTGATTGAATGGAAAAGAAAGAAAAAGACATTTATAATACTTTTCATTCGCAAGGCGACCGCTCCCTATCTTCTGGTGGGGAGATAGAACATGAGCGATTAGAAAGAGAGGTGGAAGAAGCAAAAAATATTGCAAGAGATCCCTTCCTCCTTTCTTCTCTAATGCTCAGAATACTCCGAGAAAAAGAAGAGATGAAAACGTTGCTGAGGGAAATTCTTGAAAAATTAGAAGATATTGAGAAAAAGCTTTCATATGAGGAAGAAGGCGAACTTGTTGAGCCGCTTTTGCTCTCTAAACAAGATGAGGAGATTGTAGATTTGATAATAGAAAAGGGAGCCGTCTGCGCACTTGATATACAAAAAAGACTAAACTACAAGGGAAAAAACGCGGCATGTGCAAGGCTTTCGCGCCTTGCTGATGCTGGCATCTTAGTAAAAAGACAAGTAGGAAAGACAGTGTATTATCAGCTTTCTCAAGCTGCAAAATCTCGCACTAATTTTGGGGGAAGTGGGCCGATGGTTTAAGCATAAGAATTATTCACCTCCCACTATTTTGCCATCCGCCCTTCCCCGACTGCTTGAAGAGGAAAAGGGCGGCCGAATTAAGCCGCCCCGCCTCCCACTC
This window encodes:
- a CDS encoding Xaa-Pro peptidase family protein; this encodes MNLNKFEIRRQEAVEGKSYSAVLVFSGDFKQWCEDFFYLTGKRIDGSILILRKGKPSILLTSRMNVAEGKKAGMKTLIYDKKNPLERVGRYLKGIKNIGINYSFVSYAQYRKIRLKLRKKKILDCGRNILLQRMIKDREEIQKIRKAQRITRDIINWVGRLIYSGMREDEVKQRILKRTIEFGCTPAFLPIVASGTSSASPHYSGGKKRLSGVVLIDYGVRYEGYCGDMTRCFFLDECKKEREVYSKLQKISNEVIVNIKEGMEVRKLDLLHTKLMKKYNLPEPIHLLGHGIGLDVHELPSIHVRAKEKIYAGEVFTIEPGAYFPGKFGVRYEDVIYFDGKKANVL
- a CDS encoding FKBP-type peptidyl-prolyl cis-trans isomerase produces the protein MEEKAFLLVSYLGKISDTNTTFEEAKNKLIILNTGQMIPKLEKALGTLNEGEEVEVSVSPREGFGERDPSLIRIVPQSTFIKENITPTPGKAVSINGLFAKIRSVNSGRVMADFNHPLAGEHLTYHLKLEKILTTDKEKIEALAKDIGIDADVKEEEQKVVIKVKNPPSQNVYSQKKEVLKSVIKSFFNNINEIEFHE
- a CDS encoding winged helix-turn-helix domain-containing protein, which produces MEKKEKDIYNTFHSQGDRSLSSGGEIEHERLEREVEEAKNIARDPFLLSSLMLRILREKEEMKTLLREILEKLEDIEKKLSYEEEGELVEPLLLSKQDEEIVDLIIEKGAVCALDIQKRLNYKGKNAACARLSRLADAGILVKRQVGKTVYYQLSQAAKSRTNFGGSGPMV